The window CTGCAGCCAGCGCGTGCGCAGCCGCAGCGTCTCCCGGGCCAGCGCCATCGGATCGTCGCCCTCGCCAGTGGGGGTGCCCACGTAGGCGGGGGTCGGCGGAAGCCGGCGACTGCCGCCGACGCGCGGCGGGATCAGGGCCAGTGCCTCCGGGAAGCGGGTGATGATCTCCTCGTCGGCGAGGCCGTCCTCCCGGGCCAGCGACACGGTCGCCACCGCGACGGCGGCGCCGGTGGTGGAGCTGGCGCGGGCGTTGAGGAACAGGCCGGCCAGGATCTCGTGGGCGTGCACGCCCATCAGCGTCGAGCGGGTGTTGCGCAGCAGCACCGGCAGCTGGTGGTCGGCCAGCGTGGCCAGGGGCCGCACCTCCCGCAGGGCGTCGTCGACGTCGGTGGCCAGGTCCGCCACGATGGCCGGCATCGCCACCCGCAGCCGGCCGATGCGCCAGGCCGCCCGCAGCCGCCGGTAGCCGGGCCGGGGGTCGAACGGCGTCCACCAGCGCCGGCGGCGCAGCACTCCGAGCGCCTCCAGGTCGACCGCGACCCGGCCCTGGATGTCGAGCACGTAGGGCTGCTTGGGCGGGCGGCGGCCCAGGGTGCCGGACAGTCGCAGCGCCTCCTCCAGGCCCTCCTCCAACGGAGGAACCCACAGGTCCAGCTCCAGGCGGGACAGCGGCTCCGGGAACGTCTCGGCGACCGGCCCCGGGCCGAAGACGTGGCTGCGCCGGGCGGGTACGGCGCTGGCGGTGACCGGCCGGCTCTGCAGCAGCCGCAGCGTGCCGTCCGGCTCGATCAGCCACTCCATGTCCTGCGGCCCGCCGAACAGCCGGCGGGTGCGCCAGGCGAGCCGGGCCAGCCGGAACCGGTCGTGGGCGTGCAGCGCGGCCGGGACCGGCCCGTCCACCGACCTCAGCCGGCCGAACCGCGACAGCACGACGCTCGTGCCGCTGACCTCGCCGCTGACGATCAGCTCGGGCAGGCCGTCGGTCATCGAGACCAGCAGCCGGGAGCGGTCACCGGTCAGCGGGTCCAGGCCGAACATCACCCCGCCCAGGCGGGCCTGCGCCATCGGCTGGACGAGGACGGCCATGCCGGCGGCCTCGGGCCCGATCCGGGCCGAGCCCACCACCTCGCCGACCGCCTTGACGAAGGCGTCCCACCCGGTCACGTGCAGCACGGACAGGAACTGCCCGGCCATCGAGGAGGTCTCGGAGTCCTCGGCTACCGAGGAGGAGCGGACCGCGAGCGGGTGGGCGCCGCCGTCGGTGAGCCGCTCCCAGTACCGGCGCGCCTCGTCGTCGTCGGCCAGGGCGGCGGCGATCCCCGGGCCGTCGAGACCGGCGCTGGCCCGGGTGGTGACGACGAACCCGGGGATGACGGGCAGCCCGGCGCCGGCCGAGACGGCGAGGTTGGCTGCCTTGGCCCCGACCAGCTCGACACCGGTCGCGGCCGGGTCATCCAGCCAGACGAGGCGAGGTCCGCCGCCGTCCGCCATGGGCCGCCTCCGCGAAACATGTGAAGTCGATGAAAACGACCATACCGATCGCGGACGACACGGGAAGGTGATGAGGCGTTCACCACTCGTTCAGCCTGAAGACCCCTGCTTTGGCCGGTCGGAACCTGGCAGGTCAGCGGGTCAGGGCCCGGTCCACGCGGCCTCGGCGGCTCCGGCAGGGCG of the Pseudofrankia saprophytica genome contains:
- a CDS encoding PEP/pyruvate-binding domain-containing protein, whose amino-acid sequence is MADGGGPRLVWLDDPAATGVELVGAKAANLAVSAGAGLPVIPGFVVTTRASAGLDGPGIAAALADDDEARRYWERLTDGGAHPLAVRSSSVAEDSETSSMAGQFLSVLHVTGWDAFVKAVGEVVGSARIGPEAAGMAVLVQPMAQARLGGVMFGLDPLTGDRSRLLVSMTDGLPELIVSGEVSGTSVVLSRFGRLRSVDGPVPAALHAHDRFRLARLAWRTRRLFGGPQDMEWLIEPDGTLRLLQSRPVTASAVPARRSHVFGPGPVAETFPEPLSRLELDLWVPPLEEGLEEALRLSGTLGRRPPKQPYVLDIQGRVAVDLEALGVLRRRRWWTPFDPRPGYRRLRAAWRIGRLRVAMPAIVADLATDVDDALREVRPLATLADHQLPVLLRNTRSTLMGVHAHEILAGLFLNARASSTTGAAVAVATVSLAREDGLADEEIITRFPEALALIPPRVGGSRRLPPTPAYVGTPTGEGDDPMALARETLRLRTRWLQELSALVAMELGRRMARRGQLHHADDVRHLTLDALMTLTVSHNVAVAVPARPKEPLVPALPAAFRLAPDGSLVADGRSGAGPRGVSSGRAQAPLTRAWEGAAGMILLVENLDPTLAAVLPDLAGLVSRTGSPLSHLAILAREYRVPTVVGFPDGLDDLAEGEVLVIDGGDGTVSRLEEDEAAATGADQPSANGSGQKTEKARAGGTRTERAGRVGGGS